The Bacteroidota bacterium genome includes a region encoding these proteins:
- a CDS encoding T9SS type A sorting domain-containing protein, whose translation MKKITYALIISFITTSLVAQSYVERVLILNEGYFDYFSGEILTPVSVGAYDPETNIYTMLDEIENARFASDIILDESSYYIAADKYLLQYDLFTDELVNTIEIPGIRKIAVDDNYIVVTRGEYLMSFDSYIQVYNKSTLALEFEISNAELNYTTEGVAIKDGIAYIAVNNGFNFGLEVGMIAEIDLAGETLNNLVDLGANGINPDNLMLDGANIYTLNNKDFTGSSVSAYKIISGDIVTTDLENISSGCGTSAFVDGSIYYQEMFGTTLSKFDPVSGAIISENEYGVSFYALEFDDINDLTYSSETDYFSYGKVNIFDGDGILVNSFDVSVSPGNFAFDVRTSTGINNVEEINISLYPNPTADKVMINAATPIKFVIITDMTGKKLMEYNDVNSANFTAEIKDLTFGSYLISITTDTNTQTQIISKI comes from the coding sequence ATGAAAAAAATTACTTACGCTTTAATTATCAGTTTTATTACAACGTCGCTGGTGGCTCAATCTTATGTGGAGAGAGTTCTTATTCTTAATGAAGGTTACTTCGATTATTTTTCGGGAGAAATATTAACTCCGGTTTCTGTCGGTGCTTACGATCCTGAAACAAACATTTATACAATGCTTGATGAGATAGAAAATGCGCGTTTTGCTTCAGATATTATTTTGGATGAAAGCAGTTATTATATTGCTGCGGATAAATATCTGCTGCAATACGATCTTTTTACGGATGAACTGGTAAATACCATTGAAATTCCCGGTATCAGAAAAATTGCCGTGGATGATAATTATATTGTTGTAACCCGCGGTGAATATTTGATGTCTTTTGATTCCTACATTCAAGTATATAATAAATCTACCTTGGCCCTTGAATTTGAAATTTCCAATGCAGAACTTAATTATACTACAGAAGGTGTTGCTATTAAAGATGGTATCGCATATATTGCAGTAAATAACGGATTTAATTTCGGATTGGAAGTTGGTATGATAGCGGAAATTGACCTTGCAGGCGAGACGCTTAACAATCTTGTAGATCTTGGTGCAAATGGCATTAATCCAGATAATTTAATGTTGGATGGTGCTAATATTTACACCCTGAACAATAAAGATTTTACAGGTAGTTCAGTATCTGCTTATAAAATTATTTCGGGGGATATTGTAACAACTGATCTTGAAAATATTTCCTCCGGATGCGGAACTTCAGCATTTGTTGATGGCAGTATTTATTATCAGGAAATGTTTGGTACCACACTTAGTAAATTTGATCCTGTTTCGGGTGCTATCATTAGCGAGAATGAATATGGTGTTAGTTTTTACGCTTTGGAATTTGATGATATTAATGATCTTACCTACAGCTCAGAGACAGATTATTTCAGTTATGGTAAAGTAAATATTTTTGACGGAGATGGTATATTAGTAAACTCCTTCGATGTAAGTGTTTCACCGGGAAACTTTGCTTTTGATGTGCGCACTTCTACGGGAATAAATAATGTTGAGGAAATTAATATATCCCTTTACCCAAATCCAACTGCTGATAAGGTTATGATCAACGCTGCAACTCCAATTAAATTTGTAATTATCACCGACATGACAGGAAAAAAATTAATGGAATATAATGACGTAAATTCCGCAAACTTTACAGCAGAAATTAAAGATCTGACTTTCGGAAGTTATTTAATTTCTATAACCACTGATACAAATACACAAACACAGATCATTTCAAAAATATAA
- a CDS encoding DNA primase has product MISKETIAKIVDATRIEEVVGDFVQLKRRGVNLIGVCPFHNEKTPSFTVSIPKGIYKCFGCGKAGNSISFIMEHEHFTYREALKYLAVKYNIEVEEKERTNEELVEESRKESLYIINSYAQNYFSDYLLNNEEGKNIGLSYFVERGLRPETIETFKLGYCPAEGDIFTKNAISAGYKTELLQQLGLTTQYNKDFFRGRILFPIHSVSGKVLGFGGRTLSADKKIPKYINSPETEIYFKSKIVYGIYQARKAITQHNECYLVEGYMDVISLFQSGIENVVASSGTSLTQDQVRLIKRYTSNLTILYDGDSAGVKAAIRGLEIALEEGVNVKVVLFPAEDDPDTYVQKLGADGFIKYISDNKKDLITLKTDLYLEEAKGDPVKIAGIIKDIVQSISLIPDSIVRSLYLKQTSRALNVEEHLLISEVNKILRQKASNKLHPGDKASYESQPDVPLIKETKVFTFHLDEPQERDIVRLLLENSNFEVEGENAIARILRNLTDVEIENGVYKKIIDEYRTYYEHNEFLPQVFFISHEDESVKSLTLDLLQSPYELSDNWLKMHDVPITEKQFLVRKDIVKSISMLKLKKIIKMKSDVDNRIKELQAESTNNNYDEIMLCLRESMQLQTFINKLSNDTGTVVLPVVK; this is encoded by the coding sequence GTGATTTCTAAGGAGACGATTGCCAAAATAGTTGATGCTACTCGTATTGAGGAGGTTGTAGGGGATTTTGTGCAGTTGAAACGCAGGGGTGTTAACCTTATAGGTGTTTGTCCCTTTCACAACGAAAAAACTCCTTCCTTCACAGTTTCCATCCCAAAAGGTATTTATAAATGTTTTGGATGCGGTAAGGCCGGAAACTCCATTTCTTTTATTATGGAGCATGAACATTTCACTTATCGTGAGGCTCTTAAATATCTGGCAGTTAAATATAATATTGAGGTTGAAGAAAAAGAACGCACTAATGAGGAATTAGTGGAGGAGAGCCGAAAAGAGAGTTTATATATTATTAATAGTTACGCACAAAATTATTTCTCCGATTATTTATTGAATAACGAAGAAGGCAAAAATATTGGTTTGAGTTATTTTGTAGAAAGGGGATTACGTCCTGAAACAATAGAAACATTCAAATTGGGTTATTGCCCTGCAGAAGGAGATATTTTTACAAAAAATGCAATTAGTGCAGGTTATAAAACAGAATTATTACAACAATTAGGATTAACCACACAATACAATAAAGATTTTTTCAGGGGGAGGATATTATTTCCGATTCACAGTGTAAGCGGAAAGGTTTTGGGATTTGGGGGAAGAACGTTAAGTGCAGATAAAAAAATTCCCAAATATATCAACTCTCCGGAAACAGAAATTTATTTTAAGAGTAAGATCGTATATGGAATTTACCAGGCGAGAAAGGCTATAACACAACACAATGAGTGTTATTTGGTGGAAGGATATATGGATGTGATCTCCTTATTTCAAAGTGGAATAGAAAATGTGGTAGCTTCTTCGGGAACATCACTTACTCAGGATCAGGTAAGATTAATAAAACGTTATACTTCTAATCTCACAATTTTATATGATGGAGATAGTGCAGGAGTAAAAGCAGCTATTCGCGGATTGGAAATTGCTCTTGAGGAAGGCGTAAACGTAAAAGTAGTTTTATTTCCTGCGGAGGATGATCCGGATACTTACGTGCAAAAATTGGGAGCCGACGGTTTCATTAAATATATTTCCGACAATAAAAAAGATCTTATCACCCTTAAAACAGATCTTTATTTAGAGGAAGCTAAAGGCGATCCTGTAAAAATTGCGGGAATCATTAAAGATATTGTTCAGAGTATTTCACTTATCCCCGACTCCATTGTTAGAAGTTTATATCTAAAACAAACTTCCAGAGCATTAAATGTAGAAGAACATTTATTGATCTCTGAGGTAAATAAAATTTTACGACAAAAGGCTTCCAATAAATTACATCCCGGCGATAAGGCATCCTATGAATCGCAACCGGATGTTCCGTTAATAAAAGAAACGAAAGTATTTACCTTCCATTTAGATGAGCCACAGGAGCGCGATATTGTTAGATTATTATTGGAGAATAGCAATTTTGAAGTAGAGGGAGAAAATGCCATAGCACGTATCCTGCGCAATTTAACGGATGTTGAAATTGAAAACGGTGTTTATAAAAAAATAATAGACGAATACAGAACCTATTACGAACATAACGAATTTTTACCTCAGGTATTTTTTATTTCGCATGAGGATGAGTCAGTTAAAAGTTTGACACTGGATCTTTTGCAATCACCTTATGAATTAAGTGATAACTGGCTTAAAATGCATGATGTTCCCATCACCGAAAAACAATTTCTTGTTCGCAAGGATATCGTGAAATCCATTTCCATGTTGAAATTGAAGAAGATCATTAAAATGAAGTCGGATGTGGACAATAGAATAAAAGAATTACAAGCAGAATCAACGAATAATAATTATGATGAGATCATGCTTTGTCTTCGCGAATCGATGCAATTACAAACTTTTATCAATAAATTATCCAACGATACAGGCACTGTAGTGTTGCCCGTTGTGAAATAA
- a CDS encoding iron ABC transporter permease, translated as MKKQSTILLFISLFIIAVIIFLWDIITGPVHIPLSEILGILFNNNDRDSASSVILLQSRLPKAITAVLAGAALPIAGLMMQTYFRNPVAGPDILGVSAGASLFVAIVMLSAGTIFSVAAYNSYTIIIAAILGSAIMLLIILAVAYKIKDSITLLIFGLMFGMAISAVVGILQYYSEKGALKLFILWTFGSLGGVTWSQLYLLTPFVIIGVITSLFFAKKLNLLLLGENYAKSLGLNLQQIKYVIIFLTALLTGSITAFCGPIAFVGIAVPHLARMLFRTNDHYILIPASVLCGIIILLICDMLTLVSGDSGILPLNSITAFMGAPFIIYILWKNQHMKRLF; from the coding sequence GTGAAAAAACAATCTACCATATTATTATTTATTTCACTTTTTATTATCGCCGTAATTATTTTTTTGTGGGATATTATTACTGGTCCCGTTCATATTCCGTTGTCGGAAATTTTGGGTATTTTATTTAATAATAACGATCGTGATTCCGCTTCTTCCGTTATTTTATTACAATCCCGATTGCCAAAAGCAATTACTGCAGTACTTGCAGGTGCAGCTTTGCCTATTGCAGGATTAATGATGCAAACCTATTTCAGAAATCCAGTCGCAGGTCCTGATATACTGGGTGTTTCCGCAGGAGCGAGTTTGTTTGTGGCAATTGTGATGTTATCTGCAGGAACAATATTTTCAGTCGCTGCTTATAACAGTTATACTATCATTATTGCGGCCATTCTCGGATCCGCAATTATGTTATTGATAATACTTGCAGTTGCATATAAAATAAAAGACAGCATTACTCTGCTCATCTTCGGATTAATGTTTGGAATGGCAATAAGTGCCGTGGTTGGAATTTTGCAATATTACAGCGAAAAAGGAGCTTTAAAATTATTCATACTCTGGACATTCGGAAGTTTGGGTGGCGTTACCTGGTCGCAATTGTATTTGTTGACACCCTTTGTAATAATTGGTGTGATAACATCTTTGTTTTTCGCTAAAAAATTAAATCTATTGTTGCTGGGAGAAAATTATGCGAAAAGCCTTGGATTAAATCTTCAACAAATTAAATATGTAATTATCTTTTTGACAGCGCTCTTAACAGGAAGTATCACAGCTTTTTGCGGACCTATTGCTTTTGTTGGAATTGCAGTTCCCCATCTCGCGAGAATGTTGTTCCGGACAAATGATCATTATATTTTAATTCCGGCATCTGTTTTATGCGGGATCATTATTTTGCTGATATGCGATATGCTGACACTTGTAAGTGGTGATTCGGGAATATTGCCATTAAACTCTATCACCGCCTTTATGGGTGCACCCTTTATTATTTATATTCTTTGGAAAAATCAACATATGAAACGATTATTTTGA
- a CDS encoding right-handed parallel beta-helix repeat-containing protein — protein MKKALIFLFAIQIIVVVNATNYYISPAGNNANSGTSTISPWKTIQYALNQANDGDILHVMAGTYTGKLSWNDGGVAGNYITLQNYNSDVVILEGSTIGNNQSLMYIENKNYIKIDGLKFTGHNGSYQPIINLYGSCSNIEITNCEFYGTNCDESYAILCEGSGDNILIQNNYMHDLMGFNAAGILFVGSHVVTPFSNITVSDNHLQTVEPAPSEGIALNGNINGFLISNNLLEDINNIGIVMIGGEDWVNTNDAVNFARNGVCKGNTVIDANSIYGGGYAAGVYVDGGKDIIVENNTITGSDVGLEIGCENQGFIAENITVRNNIIYKNEKAGLGFGGYDFPSTGMVQNCTFTGNTVFDNDILNIGFGQLWVQYALNCIVKNNIFYTSTNAWMVNAETTDLTFNNSYNYNLFYFPAGASVAKFFFDNNYIVGFENFRSATGEDNESIFTDPLMVDILAPDFHLLPGSPCINAGDPTYDDGPLDITDLDMDAEIRVANFIVDIGSDESSISPLSISSLITPVTCYGSCNGILTLNGIGGCGSYTIEYKPSGLPWMLYPGPVNDLCAGNYKVRITDACAETVINNLIITQDPLLNISITGIVNETVAGASNGKITVNSSGGFGAKQYSKNGGLSWQTSKKFIGMSAGVYTILVKDAHNCINSIIAEVGVGMREGITSAFTIYPNPATDEFTIYVGEEMKEKALLNIYSLTGELVMAADLNLLEGAVSIDPTFSKGVYFVEIISGDFRSIQKLILE, from the coding sequence ATGAAAAAAGCGCTGATTTTTTTGTTTGCAATTCAAATAATTGTAGTTGTAAATGCAACAAATTATTATATCTCTCCCGCGGGTAATAATGCAAATTCAGGAACTTCGACAATATCACCCTGGAAAACAATACAGTATGCACTTAATCAGGCCAACGATGGAGATATTCTGCATGTAATGGCCGGAACTTATACCGGTAAGCTGAGCTGGAACGATGGGGGAGTGGCGGGAAATTATATCACTCTGCAAAATTATAACAGTGATGTTGTGATACTAGAAGGTAGTACTATTGGCAACAACCAATCGCTAATGTATATCGAAAATAAAAATTACATCAAAATAGACGGACTAAAATTTACTGGTCATAATGGTTCTTATCAACCCATAATTAATCTTTATGGAAGTTGCAGTAATATCGAAATAACTAATTGCGAATTTTATGGAACAAATTGTGATGAAAGTTATGCCATTTTATGCGAAGGAAGTGGAGATAATATTTTAATTCAAAACAATTATATGCATGATCTCATGGGATTTAATGCTGCAGGTATTTTATTTGTAGGATCTCATGTTGTTACTCCATTTTCCAATATTACAGTTTCCGATAATCATTTACAAACCGTAGAACCCGCACCTAGTGAGGGAATTGCTTTAAATGGAAATATCAACGGATTTTTGATCTCAAATAATTTATTGGAAGATATTAATAACATCGGTATTGTAATGATAGGAGGGGAGGATTGGGTGAATACCAATGATGCAGTGAATTTTGCAAGAAATGGAGTATGTAAGGGAAATACAGTTATAGATGCAAACTCCATTTACGGTGGAGGATATGCTGCCGGTGTTTATGTTGATGGAGGAAAAGATATTATAGTGGAAAATAATACGATAACTGGAAGTGATGTTGGTCTGGAGATCGGTTGCGAAAATCAGGGATTTATTGCAGAAAATATTACTGTTAGAAATAATATCATATACAAAAATGAAAAGGCCGGACTTGGGTTTGGCGGGTATGATTTTCCATCTACAGGAATGGTGCAAAATTGCACTTTTACAGGAAATACCGTTTTTGACAATGACATATTAAATATCGGATTCGGACAATTATGGGTGCAATATGCCTTAAATTGTATTGTAAAAAATAATATCTTTTATACTTCAACAAATGCATGGATGGTTAATGCAGAAACCACCGACCTTACCTTTAATAATAGCTATAATTATAATTTATTTTATTTTCCCGCCGGTGCTTCAGTTGCGAAATTCTTTTTTGATAATAATTATATTGTTGGATTTGAAAATTTTAGATCAGCAACCGGAGAAGACAATGAATCAATTTTTACAGACCCTTTGATGGTTGATATTTTGGCACCTGATTTTCATTTATTACCCGGTTCGCCATGTATTAATGCTGGAGACCCGACCTATGATGATGGTCCATTAGATATTACTGATCTTGATATGGATGCTGAAATTCGGGTTGCGAATTTTATTGTAGATATTGGAAGTGATGAAAGTTCAATCTCTCCTCTTTCAATATCATCCCTAATTACTCCGGTTACTTGTTATGGTTCCTGTAATGGAATACTCACTTTAAATGGTATTGGAGGTTGTGGATCTTATACTATAGAATATAAACCATCAGGCTTGCCGTGGATGTTGTATCCCGGTCCCGTTAACGATCTTTGTGCAGGAAATTATAAAGTGAGAATTACGGATGCATGTGCTGAAACCGTAATAAATAATTTAATAATAACTCAAGATCCATTATTAAATATTTCAATTACGGGAATTGTAAATGAAACTGTTGCCGGTGCATCGAATGGAAAAATTACAGTAAACAGCAGTGGTGGATTTGGTGCAAAACAATATTCAAAAAATGGTGGTTTAAGTTGGCAGACATCCAAAAAATTTATCGGAATGAGCGCGGGGGTTTATACTATTTTGGTGAAGGATGCGCATAATTGTATCAATAGTATTATTGCTGAAGTGGGAGTGGGAATGCGGGAAGGAATAACATCAGCTTTCACCATTTATCCAAATCCAGCCACAGACGAATTTACAATTTATGTGGGGGAAGAAATGAAGGAGAAAGCATTGTTAAATATTTATTCTCTTACAGGTGAACTTGTAATGGCCGCAGATTTAAATTTGTTGGAAGGTGCAGTTTCTATCGACCCAACATTTAGTAAGGGGGTTTATTTTGTAGAAATTATATCAGGTGATTTCCGATCAATTCAAAAACTGATACTGGAATAG
- a CDS encoding ABC transporter substrate-binding protein, producing the protein MFNSTSYTFTLILMLFFISCKDVKREQNSDETGVRVDIHYAKGFTITEHTDHYLVSVVDPLDSARIIQQYYLYRNDEPAVKSEGIEYIHIPINDLASLSTTHLPFLEALHVEDKLIAFSGVKYIYSEKINQLVLDDHIQDIGTEGGINVEELVLLQPDIIMAYNSGNPTYDQFDKMRSLKLKPVLNNEYLELTPLGQAEWIKFVATFFDKLPEAKNLFTVVETEYLAIKKLTDTIQNKPTVFTGTAFKGEWTVPGGKSFAATFLKDAGADYIWNTDDKTGNFPVSFEDVINKAKDADVWLHPGASETLQDMVNMDIRFNYFNAYRKEEVYNNNNRVNSYGGNDYWESAVFAPQVVLQDLVKIFHPELMADHSFVYYKHLE; encoded by the coding sequence ATGTTTAATTCCACTTCATATACTTTCACTCTGATATTGATGTTATTCTTTATATCCTGTAAGGATGTTAAAAGAGAGCAAAATTCAGACGAAACTGGCGTACGGGTAGATATACATTATGCAAAAGGTTTTACAATAACTGAACATACTGATCATTATCTGGTATCTGTTGTAGATCCTCTGGACTCTGCAAGAATTATTCAGCAATATTATTTATATAGAAATGATGAGCCCGCGGTAAAATCAGAAGGTATAGAATATATTCACATCCCAATTAATGATCTAGCAAGTTTATCTACAACTCATTTGCCATTTTTGGAAGCATTACATGTGGAAGATAAATTGATCGCTTTTAGTGGAGTAAAATATATATATTCTGAAAAGATAAATCAACTTGTATTGGATGATCATATTCAGGATATCGGAACTGAAGGTGGAATAAATGTGGAAGAGCTTGTGTTATTGCAACCTGATATCATTATGGCATATAACAGCGGCAATCCCACATATGATCAATTTGATAAAATGAGATCATTAAAACTTAAACCGGTTTTAAATAATGAATATCTGGAATTAACACCTCTCGGACAAGCAGAATGGATCAAATTTGTCGCAACCTTTTTTGATAAATTACCCGAAGCAAAAAATTTATTTACTGTAGTTGAAACAGAATATTTGGCTATAAAAAAATTGACCGATACCATCCAAAATAAACCAACGGTATTTACCGGAACCGCATTTAAAGGTGAGTGGACCGTGCCGGGTGGAAAAAGTTTTGCTGCGACATTTTTAAAGGATGCAGGTGCTGATTATATCTGGAATACAGATGATAAAACCGGGAATTTTCCTGTTTCTTTTGAGGATGTGATTAATAAAGCTAAGGATGCTGACGTATGGCTGCATCCGGGTGCTTCAGAAACTTTGCAGGATATGGTGAATATGGATATCCGATTCAATTATTTTAATGCTTACCGCAAAGAAGAAGTATATAATAATAATAACAGGGTAAATAGTTATGGTGGAAACGATTATTGGGAAAGTGCCGTTTTTGCACCGCAGGTTGTGTTGCAGGATCTGGTGAAAATATTTCATCCTGAATTAATGGCGGATCATTCCTTTGTATACTATAAACATCTGGAGTGA
- a CDS encoding DUF4476 domain-containing protein encodes MKNVLPKLMIVMLFNLQSVFAYPPHAYDYNLYNASTFEIKLTGNGFMTVSLDGEYFGSPVKKFSLNNIPAGNHFVEIFTEKIQHSGYYSNTQRVKIYSGNVYIKPSSLISAVVDNFGRFYIKNVQQLMTYTEPYYEPYDPYCQPVVHQHENYYNAPIIMQEPAFKQLLDVIEDQWYDDSKLQVAQQALQSNWFTTAQVARMMNTMWYEDTKLELAKSAYSKVLDKSDYYLVNKEFWYSSSVESLSKYILTVR; translated from the coding sequence ATGAAAAATGTACTACCTAAACTAATGATTGTAATGTTATTTAATTTGCAAAGTGTATTCGCGTACCCTCCCCATGCTTACGATTACAATTTGTATAATGCATCAACATTTGAAATTAAATTAACGGGAAACGGTTTCATGACTGTTTCATTGGATGGAGAATATTTCGGAAGTCCGGTTAAAAAGTTTTCTTTAAATAATATTCCTGCAGGAAATCACTTTGTGGAAATATTCACTGAAAAAATTCAGCACAGCGGATATTATTCCAATACACAAAGAGTAAAAATTTATTCCGGAAATGTATATATTAAACCATCTTCCCTTATAAGTGCTGTGGTTGATAATTTTGGAAGGTTTTATATTAAGAATGTGCAACAATTAATGACTTATACGGAGCCATATTATGAGCCTTATGATCCTTATTGTCAGCCTGTTGTTCATCAACACGAAAATTATTACAATGCTCCCATCATTATGCAGGAACCTGCATTTAAACAACTCTTGGATGTGATAGAAGATCAGTGGTACGACGATTCCAAATTGCAGGTTGCACAACAAGCTTTGCAAAGTAATTGGTTCACCACTGCACAGGTTGCACGAATGATGAATACAATGTGGTACGAAGATACCAAATTGGAACTGGCGAAAAGCGCATATTCAAAAGTACTCGACAAATCAGATTATTATCTGGTTAACAAAGAATTCTGGTATAGCAGCAGCGTGGAATCTCTAAGTAAATATATTCTTACAGTTCGTTGA
- a CDS encoding gliding motility-associated C-terminal domain-containing protein, protein MISFYHYGLIPDFGRWKRSVLLVPLVFLLINLKSLTAQNIIPNFSFENHSALPDDYGQWYKCNDWDNVNGFGAFLWPYASPDYLHTSGGVGVDLPVSTFGTLSPHDGNAIMGLITYYQTTPDYREYLSVPFTEPMIIGNSYNISFWISNGESGWYCNGGCDRVGIKFSTGELTQVDHEPIGGTPHFEIPGIFWTDEWQQISFTFVADAAYDRLTLGNFYSDALTAFNDFAPSGTNGAYYFIDEMVVIPDAVTTLIDTTICDGEFYTLPDGTTTNAAGTYTVTLTGAGGADSIIITNLFLSAVYNEITNAEICEGENYILPDGSIVSTSGTYINNLFTIAGCDSTITTNLTVLPFFSTFIDTSICEGENYILPDGIIVTTAGIYNTTLISVGGCDSIITTTLTTISPIILIVDVEICSGAEYILPDGILVTVAGTYTSILTAVSGCDSTIITNLSMATEFNTFIDADICFGESYILPDGTSTSLSGTYITNFVAAGGCDSVVTTTLIVHENPVAIFNLQDFVCLESVPIILDATPEGGIYSGTGVSDDTFDPELSGVGGPFEIIYTVTDVYGCSDTINDFISVIQNFANAGYDTTINAGSSSFLHGDSGGNYLWSPPDGLNCVDCANPTATPFSTTTYLLISTDEYGCMASDEVTVNVIGSVDLNIPNAFSANNDGINDIYHIILNGAQLIHFSVYDRWGQLIYFTESGPIAWDGTSSGKDQEMGVYVYRIEYELNGVTILRSGSITLLR, encoded by the coding sequence ATGATTAGTTTTTATCATTATGGTTTAATTCCGGATTTTGGAAGGTGGAAAAGGTCAGTCCTGTTGGTCCCATTGGTTTTTCTATTGATAAACCTCAAATCTCTCACTGCCCAAAACATAATTCCCAATTTCAGCTTTGAAAATCATTCGGCTTTACCCGACGATTATGGTCAGTGGTATAAATGTAACGATTGGGATAATGTGAATGGATTTGGTGCATTTCTTTGGCCTTATGCGAGTCCGGATTACCTCCATACGTCCGGAGGAGTGGGAGTAGATCTTCCTGTTTCCACTTTTGGTACACTTTCTCCTCATGATGGTAATGCAATTATGGGATTGATCACTTATTACCAAACTACCCCTGATTACCGGGAATATTTATCGGTTCCTTTTACAGAACCTATGATAATAGGCAATTCTTATAATATTTCATTTTGGATATCCAATGGAGAGTCGGGTTGGTATTGCAACGGAGGTTGCGACAGAGTTGGGATAAAGTTTTCTACCGGTGAATTAACTCAGGTGGATCATGAACCGATAGGAGGTACACCACATTTTGAAATTCCCGGTATTTTCTGGACAGATGAATGGCAACAGATCAGTTTTACTTTTGTTGCTGATGCTGCGTATGACAGACTCACTTTAGGAAATTTTTATTCAGATGCGCTTACTGCTTTTAATGATTTTGCTCCATCTGGAACAAATGGTGCATATTATTTTATTGATGAAATGGTGGTTATTCCGGATGCTGTTACTACATTAATTGATACTACAATTTGTGATGGCGAATTTTATACCTTGCCAGATGGAACTACAACTAATGCAGCAGGCACTTATACTGTAACACTTACCGGAGCAGGTGGAGCGGATTCCATAATTATTACTAATTTATTTTTATCAGCTGTTTATAACGAGATTACAAACGCAGAAATATGTGAAGGAGAAAATTATATTTTACCTGATGGTTCCATCGTTTCCACAAGTGGAACGTACATAAATAATTTATTTACTATTGCCGGATGTGATTCAACTATTACCACAAATTTAACCGTACTTCCATTTTTTTCCACCTTTATCGACACCTCCATTTGTGAAGGAGAAAATTATATTTTACCGGATGGAATTATTGTTACAACAGCCGGAATTTATAATACCACACTTATTTCTGTAGGAGGATGTGATTCTATAATTACTACTACACTGACTACAATATCACCTATAATTTTAATTGTGGATGTAGAAATTTGTTCCGGTGCAGAATATATTTTACCTGATGGAATACTTGTAACAGTTGCAGGAACATATACCAGCATTTTAACAGCCGTTTCAGGATGTGATAGTACTATTATCACAAATTTATCCATGGCAACTGAATTTAATACATTTATTGACGCTGATATTTGTTTCGGAGAATCTTATATTCTGCCAGATGGCACATCAACTTCTTTAAGCGGAACCTATATAACAAATTTTGTTGCAGCCGGTGGATGTGATTCGGTAGTAACAACAACGTTAATTGTTCATGAAAACCCTGTTGCAATTTTTAATCTGCAGGATTTTGTATGCCTTGAATCCGTTCCAATAATTCTGGATGCAACTCCCGAAGGGGGGATTTATTCCGGCACCGGAGTTAGTGATGATACCTTTGATCCGGAATTGTCCGGAGTGGGTGGACCCTTTGAAATAATTTATACAGTAACGGATGTATATGGATGTTCAGATACAATTAATGATTTTATTAGCGTAATACAAAATTTTGCAAATGCAGGTTATGATACAACTATTAATGCCGGTTCTTCTTCCTTTCTCCATGGTGATTCAGGAGGAAATTATTTATGGTCGCCACCCGATGGTTTAAATTGTGTTGATTGTGCAAATCCAACAGCAACTCCTTTTTCTACAACTACCTATCTTTTAATTTCCACGGATGAATATGGATGTATGGCTTCGGATGAGGTAACAGTGAATGTAATAGGTTCTGTTGATCTGAATATTCCAAATGCATTCAGTGCGAATAACGATGGAATAAATGATATTTACCATATCATATTAAACGGGGCACAACTTATCCATTTTTCTGTTTACGACCGTTGGGGACAATTGATCTATTTTACGGAAAGTGGACCAATTGCATGGGATGGAACGTCAAGTGGCAAGGACCAGGAAATGGGGGTTTATGTGTATAGAATAGAATACGAGTTGAATGGAGTTACAATTTTGCGATCAGGAAGTATTACTTTGTTAAGATAA